Below is a genomic region from Chromatiaceae bacterium.
CGCCGGCCGCCAGCCAGTCGATGACCATGTCCCAGGTGCTCTGCGGGATCATCCCGGGATCGTCGTAGTGCGTGGTCAACGCATGCCAGTCGGCAACGAAGAAGAAGCACTGGTACTCGTGTTGCAGTTCGACCCAGTTCTTCAGCACGCCGTGATAATGACCGAGGTGCAGGCGCCCGGTGGGACGCATGCCGGATAACACGCGGGCATGTTGCGCAGCGACGGCAGGCAAGACTCTCTCCTATGGAAACAAGGTGGGCAGTATACCCAACACGAGGTCGGAACCGGGCAGCAGCGCAATGGCGCCAAACACCACCGGACCCAGGATCATCCCCAGTACATTGGTGACCAGCAAAGCAATCAGGATCGCCAGGCCGAACGGTTCGATGCGCGCGAATACCCGCGCGGCACCGGGCGGCAAGAGCCCGGTAAGAATCCTGCCGCCGTCCAGCGGCGGAACCGGCAGCAGATTCAGGGCCATCAGCACCAGGTTGACGAATACGCCGGCTACCGCCATGAGCAGCAACGGCATCGCGACGGCCGGCAACGTGTGGATCAGGCGATGGGCAAACAGCAGCACCAGCGACCATCCCAGCGCCATCAACAGGTTCACTCCGGGACCGGCCGCCGCGACGATCGCCATGTCCCGCCTGGGTTCCCGCAGCCTCGCGGGCACCACGGGGACCGGTTTGGCCCACCCGATCAGGAATCCGGTCAGCGCCAGCATCGCGACCGGCACCAGAATGGTGCCGACAAGATCGATATGCGGGATCGGATTGAACGTGATCCGACCCAGTTTGCGCGCGGTCGGATCCCCCAACCGGTCGGCGACCCACCCGTGTGCCGCCTCGTGCACGGTCACCGCGAAGATCAGCGGCAACGCCCACACCGCGATGCGCTGCACCAGATTCAGTTCTTCCATGCGCCGGATTATATCCCTGCGAGGTGGCCGTGCGGCCCGGTCAACCCAGCAACAGGGCGACATCGCCCTTGCCGATCCGCAGGACCCGTGGCGTGTCTTCGTGCAGGTCGATGACGCTGGTCGGCTCGAAACCACAGTAGCCGCCGTCGATGATCAGGTCCACGGCATGCCCCAGCGTCTGCCGCATGTCGTAGGGATCGGTCATCGGCAGATCGTCTCCGGGCAGGATCAGGGTGCTGCTGAGCAGCGGTTCGTTGAGTTCGTCGAGCAGCGCCAGCGCGACCTTGTTATCGGGAATTCGCACACCGATCGTCTTGCGCTTCGGGTGCATGAGCCGCTTGGGCACCTGTTTGGTCGCCTTCAGGATGAAGGTGTAGGGACCCGGGGTCAGGTTCTTGATCAAGCGGTGTGCCTGATTGTCCAGTTTGGTATACGCGGACAACTCCGAGAGACTGCGCCCGATCAACGTGAAATTGTGATCGTCGTCCAGGCGGCGGATCTGGCGAATCCGGTCGATAGCCGATTTATCGCCGATGTGGCACCCGATCGCGTAGCTGGAATCGGTCGGGTAGATGATGACGCCGCCGTCGCGGACGATCTCGGCGGCCTGCCGGATCAGACGCACCTGGGGATTGTCCGGGTGGACCTGGAAGAACTGCGACATATATTAATTCAATGGCTTATCTGCCATTCCTTCCAAATTGGTTTACAACCATCCGGGAGTTCCGGCAGATGCCCCAGCTCGATCCAGGGGTGTTCGGGACCGTGGTAGTCGGAACCCGCCGAGGCGCGCAGGCCGAAGTCCCGGGCGTG
It encodes:
- a CDS encoding site-2 protease family protein, with protein sequence MEELNLVQRIAVWALPLIFAVTVHEAAHGWVADRLGDPTARKLGRITFNPIPHIDLVGTILVPVAMLALTGFLIGWAKPVPVVPARLREPRRDMAIVAAAGPGVNLLMALGWSLVLLFAHRLIHTLPAVAMPLLLMAVAGVFVNLVLMALNLLPVPPLDGGRILTGLLPPGAARVFARIEPFGLAILIALLVTNVLGMILGPVVFGAIALLPGSDLVLGILPTLFP
- a CDS encoding threonylcarbamoyl-AMP synthase; this encodes MSQFFQVHPDNPQVRLIRQAAEIVRDGGVIIYPTDSSYAIGCHIGDKSAIDRIRQIRRLDDDHNFTLIGRSLSELSAYTKLDNQAHRLIKNLTPGPYTFILKATKQVPKRLMHPKRKTIGVRIPDNKVALALLDELNEPLLSSTLILPGDDLPMTDPYDMRQTLGHAVDLIIDGGYCGFEPTSVIDLHEDTPRVLRIGKGDVALLLG